In Theileria equi strain WA chromosome 3, complete sequence, the genomic window TTATCTAACCAGAAAAGAATTGGCAAGTATACTGTATAACAAACAGCGCTCACAAAATTATATAGAACTAGTAATACATTCAATTAACTATATAAGAGCATCAAAATTGTACAATCGCGAGTGTAGGAATGCGGAATGGTCATTACAACACAAACAGCGCGTCTGGGTCATTGTGGGAACCTGAGGAGGAAACCTACAAATCATCACAATTTCAGGATCATTTAATTGAGgaatttcataaatttcTACTTTAAGAATTTTTCGCTAAGGTCCTCGTAATACTCAACAAATACACAGCCCAAAAATAGGCGTCTATATAGGCTCCTCTACAACACACTCGAGTTGACAACGGACCGAAATATCGTTTTAAGAATCACATTTAACGTTGTATGAAGAATGAGGAGAATACGTTATGTAACAAGAAATGTTAAGCGTGGAGTTGATTTCCAACAATATGTACTTCATTTCTAGTGACTGCCGCTATATCACTGGCTCCGGCCAGATTCAGATTGTAAACTAGCTTGTTATAATCAAGTGAACACATGTATACTCCTATTGTCTTTAACTCTAATGTAATGTAGGTGTGTTTTCACTAGTGAACGTACCCGGTGATACAGTTGAAATTTGATGTGAAAACGAATCCGTTAATCTCCAACAATGTGATACGTCAATGACGCTCAAATGTGATAAACTAGTCAAAAGCTTTCTCAAATCATGGTTATTCAGGTTTCTAAACATACTGATCGATCTATAACAAAGCTTACCCGCatttggaaagttttattttctCCAACAGGGGAAGGTTATCCACGATATCGTTGACTACTTGTGATGTAATTTGCGATTCTGAGATGTCTAAAACTGAAAGTTTTGTACAGTTTTTTGCGATTCTTGAGAGTGTCTCATTCTCTATATTCATGCCTAACCATAAGTGATCTTACAAGGTAAAGAAATACCAATGTATAACTCTTCTAAATTAGTCAAATGTTCAATAGAGTCTAACTCCTGCTTTGGTATCCCTTTGCATCCCCGGATATCCAAAACTCTCTGCCGAAAGTATTAGAATAAGCACGTATGTCTTACCAATGTAGTGGCTATTCCTTTAAGAGGCGATAGTAACTTTATATCCAAGGTGTTGCAAATCTGCAAAACCTTTAACTTAGGA contains:
- a CDS encoding hypothetical protein (encoded by transcript BEWA_008250A), translated to MLAKKRKFQVRITDIPYDILRLIASFSPKEFLSLSKYLSKIAKSTRTTLNVSRAHKLGINPKLVVEAIFSSPNIITLNVGGWPKWDNSCLDYLSKKIKEGHFRSLKHLHMSNCNNITNKSLRVLLSCLGKRLKTLDVYNCKHIDFYALTTAISELETLLLGYSKAISSSNSSNFDVIRFLFEHSGDSYSRIVLPKLKVLQICNTLDIKLLSPLKGIATTLRVLDIRGCKGIPKQELDSIEHLTNLEELYIGMNIENETLSRIAKNCTKLSVLDISESQITSQVVNDIVDNLPLLEKIKLSKCGNLNNHDLRKLLTSLSHLSVIDVSHCWRLTDSFSHQISTVSPELKTIGVYMCSLDYNKLVYNLNLAGASDIAAVTRNEVHIVGNQLHA